One Thunnus thynnus chromosome 18, fThuThy2.1, whole genome shotgun sequence genomic region harbors:
- the cenpe gene encoding centromere-associated protein E isoform X4, with translation MAEESAVKVCVRVRPLIEREESAASEDTKPVQLFWKADKKSIHQIDDGNSTKSFSFDRVFVAEETTNHLYQDIAKPLVVSTVEGYNGTIFAYGQTSSGKTFTMMGSDRIPGVIPLAVEDVFQTIKNRPNKEFLLRVSYMEIYNETVTDLLVDSWKRKPLEVRETINKNIYVADLTEELVTSPAQALAWIRKGEKNRHYGKTKMNQRSSRSHTIFRMILESRERSDPASGENADGAIIVSHLNLVDLAGSERASQTGAEGTRFKEGCNINRSLFTLGQVIKKLTDESQKGFTNYRDSKLTRILQNSLGGNAKTVIICTITPVTLDETLSTLQFASTAKKMKNDPHVTEVSDDGALLKRYRNEIVDLKRRLQEVSSVTQTTATEKEVLSQLLQEKDQLQREQQDRIRNLTKLIVTSSNLVPVKRMPKRRVTWGGKMLRLARLSGCEGGQSDLSFAGSFSQKRKADRSCLMELAEDDEDFDSHWEIPDEPSDDMEMSQSSVTTRSFGDSPKDFISPDRMCELSGKVSNLEMQLAMENQQKEEAMIKVETLDGRVAELELQLQAEAQQKQEALEKMQTSEQRAAELDLQLKTEAQQKLEATEMLELRVADLERQLEEQSHTHMEADKQMRREFEETIRLCETLATEKDMVMTERDYLKQELGMFIEQTNSLEKEKIALSHELEEKREMDEFKTLEEEFRKEHESELQNEISSLKKAMESSELQCSELQKKLETVSEELKKKTQFAEDLQSMNGKDLVQEVAKLRRSLDDAEGLSRDTKKEWAVLRSQNIALEETHVTLTANHDKMEAEVNSLRSQLAAEKSRYQKMQSDLQKELNVAFDENTKLTTLLDGKVPKNLIDSVELERTVTNLNKELAASREAEGALRAQLEEVASLQALPNKVDNLMKQVCELTEELCAVQSQRDSLLSAQAVGQEEAQQLRDCLQTSQDQIIKIQADLSAAAQRENDLNQQCADATQQLESLRSDLEHSDAEKSQLMATIKETGLRLEESEQHRASLEEKVQLMKDLEEKLADSEVSRATEEEISKELQEQLNQLTEELQCVRAEKEALLSEQNVGVQSSAEEMEKLLSTVTSLTAERDQLKMDLQGNVEMAVETQGLLHSLQEELQEQKQKNSEMEKLHEQTESGLGRNMLSLSQELQSVQDEKETLQMSGGQSSAEETEKLLSTVTSLTAERDQLKMDLQENVEMMIEIQEELRTALEKNHEQKEQIKQLETAQTPNSDGPPNDMSGQLLELQTQIQRLTEELESVRAERDSLQSERTADPQTSTEEMKELLCRVTSLTEERDQLQEILEGLRQEKNQLKAELEDRMDMVVQAQPGFNQPAMLSSELQAEDERATQLQQETEKLQASLQAVSEQKSQLEAELQRNIEMIKTLTEELEGVRAERNGLFEKEASCQTSTEEMKELLCRVTSLTEERDQLQEILEGLRQEKNQLKAELEDRMDMVVQAQTGFNQPEMLSSELQAEDERATQLQQETEKLQASLQAVSEQKSQLEAELQRNIEMTAETQSLLHSLQEQLREQNERSLDLERLGQEQQAQLEQQIKTLTEELEGVRAERNGLFEKEASCQTSTEEMKELLCRVMSLTEERDQLQEILEGLRQEKNQLKAELEDRMDTLQTEMSTLTEKLESVEAERDSLLSKTEASCQTSTEEMKELLCRVTSLTEERDQLQEILEGLRQEKNQLRAELEDRMDTLQTEIVQLNTSLQTVTEHKRQLEDDLQQSVNVASTTQDLLKSVQEELCEQKQMNSDLEKLSQEKECNLDQQIRTLTEKLESVEAERNSLLSEKEASCQTSTEEMKELLCRVTSLTEERDQLQEILEGLRQEKNQLKAELEDRMDMMSATQEKLSEQEQINVQQQADRDEQETKLQQEVQQLEEQLKIFRERQTHAKAEADASQQLLSDANTTISALREQLSSLDQSTSDVKKTASSRLQDSTLQLQESFKRFQHFIDLCSKNNSRALDKALRVQSSLKPKDLTSLPKPTMNAYSTICQLERQSAQSLGNISEHLQVRAQGYRNLFEELVKKDLAVFEERRLQDVLLCRAQAPSYSIKDEDFHTLWEHRLTELLDKRQLYLQKMGSILEKFWTNMASYPSELSAEIRERERFKEQFQAVCTNQPISFSSLDSILSTYQNHISAVAQRWKMTLQGIIDEQRGLCEELKQLEAQADSQLREERSKSLTLQQALQGAPLKTELSLLKDNQQLALQLQQAEEKVKALCVQNEQLEEAQIKAINRVSNHKQATQLLQTELQDSRAEVEERENTIRSLKSKLRESEKNSPDGVELEKLRTKLFKMEVELSSASDLHQQEVQRMTTVLNEKEESLRKLKETLRKSQQQGEESFLQGEDLHARLTNPRGLMIKSSIHLEKTKLEEEVKQLQLKIAELESLVSSQHTEINKWKSRAIKLKTKNKAELDKPPSPCTPTKRGLPMTSDSSNFLNSPKKFLVTPKKILDSPRKLLDSPKVSLQDSPKSRFFDVGGSSELLSRTYPKQFFDNSSLGTIPEVSCVPDTTDSEKDAAAGANRQDEWWPQSPKQEDMCKQQ, from the exons ATGGCAGAAGAGTCCGCTGTTAAAGTCTGTGTTCGAGTCCGTCCGCTTATTGAGAG GGAAGAAAGTGCTGCATCGGAGGATACCAAGCCTGTCCAGCTGTTTTGGAAAGCTGATAAGAAATCAATTCATCAGATCGATGATGGGAACTCGACCAAAAGCTTTAGCTTCG ATCGAGTGTTCGTTGCTGAAGAAACAACCAATCATCTGTACCAGGACATTGCAAAGCCCTTGGTTGTTTCAACAGTTGAGGGATACAATG GAACCATATTTGCTTACGGGCAGACATCCTCTGGAAAGACTTTCACCATGATGGGGAGCGACCGTATTCCTGGAGTAATACCTCTAGCTGTTGAGGATGTCTTCCaaaccattaaaaat CGTCCAAATAAGGAGTTCCTTCTCAGGGTGTCTTACATGGAAATCTACAACGAGACTGTGACTGATCTGCTTGTTGACAGCTGGAAGAGAAAACCCCTGGAAGTCCGAGAAACTATCAAT AAAAACATCTATGTAGCTGACCTGACTGAGGAACTGGTGACTTCTCCTGCACAAGCCCTGGCCTGGATTCGTAAAGGAGAAA AGAATCGTCACTATGGAAAGACTAAAATGAACCAGAGGAGCAGCCGCTCACACACCATTTTCCGAATG ATCCTGGAAAGCCGTGAGAGGAGCGACCCAGCATCAGGTGAAAATGCTGATGGAGCCATTATTGTGTCCCATTTG AATTTAGTTGATCTAGCTGGATCTGAGAGAGCGAGCCAAACAGGAGCTGAAG GCACACGCTTCAAAGAAGGCTGCAATATCAACCGCAGTCTGTTCACACTCGGCCAAGTGATCAAGAAACTAACCGATGAAAGCCAGAA GGGTTTTACAAACTACAGAGACAGTAAGCTAACCCGCATCCTGCAGAACTCGTTGGGTGGGAATGCTAAAACAGTCATCATCTGCACCATCACTCCCGTCACACTAGATGAGACACTCAGCACTCTGCAG TTTGCCAGCActgcaaagaaaatgaagaacGATCCTCATGTCACAGAGGTGTCTGATGACGGGGCTCTACTCAAAAGATATCGCAATGAAATTGTAGACCTCAAGCGACGCCTTCAAGAG GTGTCTTCAGTCACACAGACCACAGCGACAGAGAAGGAGGTTCTCTCCCAGCTGCTCCAAGAGAAGGATCAGCTCCAGAGAGAACAACAGGACAGAATCAGGAACCTCACCAAACTGATCGTCACCAGCTCCAACCTGGTTCCTGTCAAACGG ATGCCGAAACGCAGAGTAACATGGGGAGGGAAGATGCTCCGGCTCGCCCGTCTGTCTGGCTGTGAGGGCGGTCAATCTGACCTCAGCTTTGCAGGATCTTTCAGTCAGAAGAGGAAGGCTGACCGCTCCTGTTTGATGGAGCTGGCTGAAG ATGATGAGGACTTTGACTCTCACTGGGAGATTCCTGATGAGCCGTCAGATGACATGGAGATGAGTCAGAGCTCTGTGACTACTCGTAGCTTTGGAGACAG TCCCAAAGACTTCATATCTCCAGACCGGATGTGTGAGCTTTCAGGTAAAGTGTCCAACCTGGAGATGCAGCTGGCAATGGAAAATCAGCAGAAAGAGGAAGCCATGATAAAGGTGGAAACATTAGATGGCAGAGTGGCAGAGCTGGAGCTGCAGCTACAAGCAGAAGCTCAGCAGAAACAGGAGGCCTTAGAGAAAATGCAGACATCagaacagagagcagcagagctcGACCTCCAGCTCAAAACAGAAGCTCAGCAGAAGCTGGAGGCCACGGAGATGTTGGAGTTAAGGGTGGCAGACCTGGAGAGACAGCTAGAAGaacagagtcacacacacatggaagCTGATAAACAG ATGAGAAGAGAATTTGAAGAGACCATCCGGCTTTGTGAGACTCTGGCTACAGAGAAG GACATGGTGATGACTGAGCGAGATTATCTGAAGCAGGAACTGGGGATGTTCATAGAGCAGACTAACAGcctggagaaagagaaaattgCTCTTTCACATgagctggaggagaagagagagatggatgagtTCAAAACTCTGGAAGAGGAGTTCAGGAAAGAGCATGAG AGCGAGTTGCAAAATGAAATATCCAGCTTGAAGAAGGCCATGGAATCCTCTGAGCTCCAATGCTCGGAGCTTCAG aaaaaactAGAAACTGTGtctgaggagctgaagaagaaaacTCAGTTTGCAGAGGATCTTCAGAGTATG AACGGTAAGGACTTGGTACAGGAGGTGGCGAAGCTTCGTCGCTCCTTGGATGATGCTGAGGGTCTcagcagagacacaaagaaagagTGGGCCGTCCTGCGCAGCCAGAACATCGCTCTGGAGGAGACGCAT GTGACTCTGACTGCCAACCATGACAAGATGGAGGCTGAGGTGAACAGCCTGCGCTCTCAACTTGCAGCAGAGAAATCACGCTACCAAAAAATGCAGAGTGATCTCCAGAAAGAGCTGAATGTTGCATTTGATGAGAACACCAAGCTCACCACTCTACTAGATGGCAAAGTCCCCAAAA ATCTGATAGATAGTGTGGAACTTGAGAGAACAGTGACCAACCTGAATAAAGAGCTGGCAGCATCTCGTGAAGCAGAGGGAGCCCTCAGAGCTCAGCTGGAGGAGGTGGCTTCACTTCAGGCTCTTCCAAATAAAGTGGACAACCTGATGAAACAG GTGTGTGAGCTGACTGAGGAGCTGTGTGCTGTTCAGAGTCAGAGGGACAGCCTGCTCTCAGCCCAAGCTGTAGGCCAGGAGGAGGCTCAGCAGCTCAGAGACTGCCTGCAGACATCTCAGGATCAGATTATAAAAATCCAAGCAGATCTTAGTGCTGCTGCACAGAGAGAAAACGACCTGAACCAGCAGTGTGCTGATGCCACACAGCAGCTGGAATCACTGCGCTCAGACCTGGAGCACTCTGATGCTGAGAAGAGTCAGCTCATGGCTACCATCAAAGAGACAGGCTTAAGA ctggAGGAGAGTGAACAACACAGAGCATCACTGGAGGAGAAAGTGCAGCTGATGAAGGATCTGGAAGAGAAGCTTGCTGACAGTGAAGTttccagagccacagaggaggagattAGTAAAGAACTTCAAGAACAG CTGAACCAGCTGACTGAAGAGCTTCAGTGTGTGCGAGCTGAGAAAGAGGCTCTCCTGTCTGAGCAGAATGTCGGTGTTCAAAGCTCTgcagaggagatggagaagCTGCTCTCTACAGTCACATCTCTCACCGCAGAGAGAGACCAGCTCAAGATGGACTTGCAGGGAAATGTGGAGATG GCCGTAGAGACTCAAGGTCTTCTCCATTCTCTACAAGAAGAACTTCAagagcagaagcagaagaattcagaaatggaaaaactcCATGAGCAGACAGAATCTGGTTTAGggagaaat ATGCTGAGTCTATCACAAGAGCTCCAGAGTGTGCAAGATGAGAAAGAGACTCTCCAGATGTCCGGTGGTCAGAGCTCAGCAGAGGAGACGGAGAAGCTGCTCTCTACAGTCACATCTCTCACTGCAGAGAGAGACCAGCTCAAGATGGACCTGCAGGAGAATGTAGAGATG ATGATTGAGATTCAGGAGGAGCTGAGGACAGCACTGGAGAAGAATCATGAGCAGAAGGAGCAGATCAAACAGCTGGAGACTGCACAAACACCCAACTCAGATGGACCGCCCAATGACATGAGTGGCCAGCTATTGGAGCTGCAAACACAG ATTCAGAGGCTGACTGAGGAACTTGAGAGTGTGCGAGCAGAACGAGACAGTCTGCAATCTGAGAGGACAGCTGACCCTCAGACCTCCacagaggagatgaaggagcTGCTGTGTAGAGTGACGTCTCTCACTGAGGAGAGAGATCAGCTGCAGGagatcctggagggactgagaCAGGAGAAGAACCAGCTCAAAGCAGAGCTGGAGGACAGGATGGACATG gTTGTTCAAGCCCAACCTGGCTTTAACCAGCCAGCAATGCTGAGCTCAGAACTGCAAGCAGAAGATGAGAGAGCAACACAACTTCAGCAAGAG aCAGAGAAACTACAAGCCAGTCTACAGGCCGTCAGTGAGCAGAAGAGCCAGTTGGAGGCTGAACTACAGCGTAACATAGAGATG ATAAAGACTCTAACTGAAGAGCTTGAAGGTGTGCGAGCTGAGAGGAATGGCCTGTTTGAGAAGGAGGCCAGCTGTCAGACCTCCacagaggagatgaaggagcTGCTGTGCAGAGTGACGTCTCTCACTGAGGAGAGAGATCAGCTGCAGGagatcctggagggactgagaCAGGAGAAGAACCAGCTCAAAGCAGAGCTGGAGGACAGGATGGACATG gTTGTTCAAGCCCAGACTGGCTTTAACCAGCCAGAAATGCTGAGCTCAGAACTGCAAGCAGAAGATGAGAGAGCAACACAACTTCAGCAAGAG aCAGAGAAACTACAAGCCAGTCTACAGGCCGTCAGTGAGCAGAAGAGCCAGTTGGAGGCTGAACTACAGCGTAACATAGAGATG ACTGCAGAGACTCAGAGCCTTCTACATTCACTTCAAGAGCAGCTCCGAGAGCAGAATGAAAGAAGCCTTGACCTGGAAAGATTAGGTCAAGAGCAGCAAGCTCAGCTAGAACAACAG ATAAAGACTCTAACTGAAGAGCTTGAAGGTGTGCGAGCTGAGAGGAATGGCCTGTTTGAGAAGGAGGCCAGCTGTCAGACCTCCacagaggagatgaaggagcTGCTGTGCAGAGTGATGTCTCTCACTGAGGAGAGAGATCAGCTGCAGGagatcctggagggactgagaCAGGAGAAGAACCAGCTCAAAGCAGAGCTGGAGGACAGGATGGACACACTACAAACTGAG ATGAGCACTTTAACAGAAAAACTGGAGAGTGttgaagcagagagagacagtctgCTCTCCAAGACGGAAGCCAGCTGTCAGACCTCCacagaggagatgaaggagcTGCTGTGCAGAGTGACGTCTCTCACTGAGGAGAGAGATCAGCTGCAGGagatcctggagggactgagaCAGGAGAAGAACCAGCTCAGAGCAGAGCTGGAGGACAGGATGGACACACTACAAACTGAG ATTGTACAGCTGAATACATCTCTACAGACCGTTACTGAGCACAAGAGACAGCTGGAAGATGATCTGCAGCAGAGCGTGAATGTG gCTTCCACAACTCAAGACCTTTTGAAGTCGGTCCAAGAGGAGCTGTGTGAACAGAAGCAGATGAACTCTGATCTGGAGAAACTAAGTCAGGAGAAGGAGTGTAATTTAGATCAACAG ATAAGGACTTTAACAGAAAAACTGGAGAGCGtggaagcagagagaaacagtctGCTCTCTGAAAAGGAAGCCAGCTGTCAGACCTCTACTGAGGAGATGAAGGAGCTGCTGTGCAGAGTGACGTCTCTCACTGAGGAGAGAGATCAGCTGCAGGagatcctggagggactgagaCAGGAGAAGAACCAGCTCAAAGCAGAGCTGGAGGACAGGATGGACATG ATGTCTGCCACCCAGGAGAAGTTGAGCGAGCAGGAGCAGATAAATGTGCAGCAGCAGGCTGACAGAGACGAACAAGAGACCAAGCTTCAACAGGAA GTGCAGCAGCTCGAGGAACAGCTGAAAATATTCAGAGAGAGGCAAACCCATGCTAAAGCTGAAGCAGATGCCTCACAACAG CTGCTCAGTGATGCGAACACAACCATCTCAGCACTCAGAGAGCAGCTGAGCAGTTTGGATCAGAGCACTAGTGATGTCAAAAAGACAGCATCATCACGGCTGCAGGACTCCACTCTGCAGCTTCAG GAGTCCTTCAAAAGATTCCAGCACTTCATAGACCTCTGTTCCAAGAATAACTCCAGAGCCCTGGACAAAGCCCTGAGAGTGCAGAGTTCCCTGAAGCCGAAAGATTTAACTTCCCTTCCTAAACCCACGATGAATGCCTACAGCACCATCTGTCAGCTGGAACGGCAATCTGCTCAGAGTCTGGGAAATATTAGT GAGCACCTCCAGGTGCGTGCTCAGGGCTACAGGAATCTGTTTGAGGAGTTGGTGAAGAAAGATTTGGCTGTCTTTGAGGAGAGGCGTCTGCAGGATGTGCTGCTGTGCAGAGCGCAGGCACCCAGCTACTCCATCAAAGACGAAGACTTCCACACACTGTGGGAACACAGACTGACTGAGCTGCTGGATAAGAGGCAGCTCTACCTACAG AAAATGGGTAGCATTTTGGAGAAGTTCTGGACCAACATGGCGTCTTACCCCAGTGAGCTGTCAGCTGAgatcagagagagggagaggttcAAGGAGCAGTTCCAGGCAGTGTGCACcaaccagccaatcagcttcagcagtctggaCAGCATCCTGAGCACTTATCAGAACCACATATCTGCAGTGGCACAACGCTGGAAGATGACTCTGCAG GGGATTATAGATGAGCAGCGCGGTCTGTGTGAGGAGCTGAAGCAGCTGGAGGCTCAGGCTGATTCTcagctgagagaggagagaagcaaGAGTTTGACTCTGCAGCAGGCTCTGCAGGGAGCTCCACTCAAAACAGAGCTCTCCCTGCTGAAGGACAACCAGCAACTCGCTCTTCAGCTCCAGCAAGCTGAGGAGAAAGTCAAA GCTCTGTGTGTACAGAATGAGCAGCTGGAGGAGGCTCAGATCAAAGCCATCAACAGAGTGTCCAACCATAAACAGGCCACCCAGCTCCTGCAGACAGAACTGCAGGACAGCCGGGCAGAAGTTGAGGAGCGAGAGAACACAATCCGAAGCCTCAAGAGCAAACTGCGAGAGTCTGAG AAAAATTCACCTGACGGTGTTGAGCTGGAAAAACTGCGGACTAAACTGTTCAAAATGGAAGTGGAGTTGAGTTCAGCATCTGATCTACACCAACAAGA GGTCCAGAGGATGACCACAGTGCTGAATGAAAAGGAAGAGTCACTGAGGAAGCTGAAGGAAACCCTGAGGAAATCACAGCAGCAGGGAGAGGAGTCGT TCCTGCAGGGTGAGGACCTTCATGCCAGGCTGACAAACCCCAGAGGCTTGATGATCAAGAGCAGCATTCACCTGGAAAAGACCAAACTGGAGGAGGAAGTCAAACAGCTTCAACTGAAAATAGCCGAGCTGGAGAG CTTGGTGTCCAGTCAGCATACAGAGATCAACAAGTGGAAGAGCAGAGCCATCAAGCTGAAGACGAAGAACAAGGCCGAGCTGGACAAGCCTCCATCACCCTGTACTCCCACCAAGAGGGGCCTCCCCATGACCTCAGACTCCTCCAACTTCCTCAACTCACCCAAGAAGTTTCTGGTTACTCCTAAGAAGATCCTGGACTCTCCCAGGAAGCTGTTGGATTCTCCAAAAGTCTCTCTGCAAGACTCCCCCAAAAGCAGATTCTTTGATGTGGGTGGAAGCTCTGAGCTGCTGTCCAGAACCTATCCCAAGCAGTTCTTTGATAACTCCAGCCTGGGGACCATTCCAG aGGTTTCCTGTGTTCCTGATACGACAGATTCAGAGAAGG ATGCAGCTGCAGGTGCAAACAGACAGGATGAGTGGTGGCCTCAGTCTCCAAAGCAAGAGGATATGTGTAAACAACAGTAA